In the genome of Conger conger chromosome 8, fConCon1.1, whole genome shotgun sequence, one region contains:
- the LOC133135861 gene encoding heart- and neural crest derivatives-expressed protein 2-like: protein MSASGGCHHRSVMQYENYSLTPEATASPCREESAHLHGWLVRHTEVSQTNHSMAPSDIPEYATGGPGLEFSRSMNVRGAVTTAVGTIFRPMKRRGKARRKERRRTQNINCAFGELRECIPNVPADTKLSKIKTLRLATSYIAYLMDLLEKDDLNGETDAFKAEFIKTDCKEDKRKKELNEVLKNSENNVDKKTKGRTGWPQYVWALELKN from the exons ATGAGTGCGTCTGGTGGATGTCATCACCGTTCAGTGATGCAGTATGAAAACTACTCTTTGACACCCGAAGCAACTGCAAGTCCTTGCCGCGAAGAAAGCGCTCACCTCCATGGTTGGCTTGTGAGACATACAGAAGTGTCTCAAACAAATCATAGCATGGCACCATCGGACATCCCCGAGTATGCGACCGGAGGCCCCGGCCTTGAGTTTTCGCGTTCTATGAACGTTAGGGGGGCTGTTACTACTGCTGTGGGAACAATATTCCGTCCTATGAAACGGAGAGGTAAAGCTCGACGAAAGGAAAGGCGAAGGACTCAAAATATCAATTGCGCCTTTGGCGAGCTCAGGGAATGTATACCCAACGTTCCTGCAGATACAAAATTgtccaaaataaaaacactgcgaTTGGCCACTAGCTATATCGCTTACCTCATGGACCTCCTGGAAAAGGATGACCTGAATGGAGAAACAGATGCTTTTAAAGCAGAATTCATAAAGACAGACTGCAAAGAAGACAAAAGGAAGAAAGAACTG AATGAAGTTTTGAAGAATTCAGAAAACAACGTTgacaagaaaacaaaaggaagGACTGGCTGGCCGCAGTATGTTTGGGCTTTGGAGCTCAAGAACTAA
- the LOC133134713 gene encoding high mobility group protein B2-like, with translation MVKDLNKPKGKTSAYAFFVKTCREEHKIKSPGTSVNFAEFSKECSVRWKILTAKEKGLFEDRAKVDKARYDREMRSYIPPKGSKKRKVKDPNAPKRPPSAFFVFCSEHRASLKGENPGITIGEIAKKLGEMWAKQSASDKAPFEQTAAKLREKYEKDVAAYRGKGIVGHKGPPVHSLGSAKVEPMEDDDEDEDDNDDIDDEDDD, from the exons ATGGTGAAAGATCTTAATAAACCGAAGGGGAAGACATCTGCGTATGCTTTCTTCGTCAAGACGTGCCGAGAGGAGCATAAGATAAAAAGTCCGGGCACATCTGTGAACTTCGCAGAATTCTCAAAGGAATGCTCGGTGAGGTGGAAG atccTGACTGCAAAGGAAAAAGGCCTGTTTGAAGACAGGGCGAAAGTCGACAAAGCTCGCTACGACCGCGAGATGAGAAGCTACATACCTCCTAAAGGTTCAAAGAAAAGGAAGGTGAAGGACCCCAATGCCCCCAAGCGTCCTCC ATCTGCATTCTTCGTGTTCTGTTCTGAGCACCGCGCATCCCTGAAAGGCGAGAACCCAGGTATCACTATTGGAGAAATAGCGAAGAAACTGGGAGAGATGTGGGCTAAGCAGTCAGCTTCAGACAAAGCCCCATTTGAGCAGACGGCAGCAAAACTGAGGGAAAAATATGAGAAG GATGTTGCAGCATATCGTGGAAAGGGCATTGTTGGCCACAAGGGACCACCAGTTCATTCATTGGGATCTGCCAAGGTTGAACCGATGGAGGACGATGACGAGGACGAAGATGATAACGACGACATCGATGACGAAGATGACGATTAG